A section of the Solea solea chromosome 17, fSolSol10.1, whole genome shotgun sequence genome encodes:
- the LOC131443780 gene encoding neuroendocrine protein 7B2 isoform X1 — protein sequence MTEMRISAVRFPLLGLLLVWLQLGAVPARSPRTVDQVSEADIQRLLHGVMEQLGIARPRVEYPAHQATNIVGPQSIQGGAHEGLQHLGPYGNIPNIVAELTGDNVPKDFSDDHGYPDPPNPCPLGKTAADGCLENAPDTAEFSREFQKHQHLFDPEHDYPALAKWNKELLYQKLKGGPKRRKRSTNPYLMGQRLDNVVAKKSVPRFSEEEMEEASTTVSAATKSTTT from the exons ATGACAGAGATGCGGATCTCGGCGGTTCGGTTCCCGTTGCTCGGACTCCTCCTGGTATGGCTGCAGCTCGGCGCGGTTCCGGCCCGCAGCCCCCGCACGGTAGACCAGGTCTCTGAGGCCGACATCCAGCGGCTCCTGCACGGCGTCATGGAACAGCTGGGCATCGCTCGACCCAGAGTGGAGTATCCTGCACACCAGGCCACCAACATCGTGGGGCCCCAGAGCATACAgg GTGGTGCACATGAGGGGCTGCAGCACCTTGGACCTTATGGGAACATCCCAAACATTGTGGCGGAGTTGACCGGGGACAATGTCCCCAAAGACTTCAGTGATGACCACGGATACCCTGACCCACCAAACCCGTGTCCACTGGGAAAGACGG CAGCAGACGGTTGTTTGGAAAACGCTCCGGACACTGCCGAGTTCAGCCGAGAGTTCCAGAAACACCAGCACCTCTTTGACCCGGAGCACGACTACCCGGCGCTGGCCAAGTGG aaCAAGGAGCTTTTGTACCAGAAATTGAAGGGAGgaccaaaaagaagaaaaagg agcACCAACCCGTACTTGATGGGCCAGAGGCTGGACAACGTGGTCGCCAAGAAATCTGTTCCTCGCTTCTccgaggaggagatggaggaggcgTCGACGACCGTTTCTGCCGCCACAAAATCCACCACAACCTAA
- the LOC131443780 gene encoding neuroendocrine protein 7B2 isoform X2: MTEMRISAVRFPLLGLLLVWLQLGAVPARSPRTVDQVSEADIQRLLHGVMEQLGIARPRVEYPAHQATNIVGPQSIQGGAHEGLQHLGPYGNIPNIVAELTGDNVPKDFSDDHGYPDPPNPCPLGKTADGCLENAPDTAEFSREFQKHQHLFDPEHDYPALAKWNKELLYQKLKGGPKRRKRSTNPYLMGQRLDNVVAKKSVPRFSEEEMEEASTTVSAATKSTTT, from the exons ATGACAGAGATGCGGATCTCGGCGGTTCGGTTCCCGTTGCTCGGACTCCTCCTGGTATGGCTGCAGCTCGGCGCGGTTCCGGCCCGCAGCCCCCGCACGGTAGACCAGGTCTCTGAGGCCGACATCCAGCGGCTCCTGCACGGCGTCATGGAACAGCTGGGCATCGCTCGACCCAGAGTGGAGTATCCTGCACACCAGGCCACCAACATCGTGGGGCCCCAGAGCATACAgg GTGGTGCACATGAGGGGCTGCAGCACCTTGGACCTTATGGGAACATCCCAAACATTGTGGCGGAGTTGACCGGGGACAATGTCCCCAAAGACTTCAGTGATGACCACGGATACCCTGACCCACCAAACCCGTGTCCACTGGGAAAGACGG CAGACGGTTGTTTGGAAAACGCTCCGGACACTGCCGAGTTCAGCCGAGAGTTCCAGAAACACCAGCACCTCTTTGACCCGGAGCACGACTACCCGGCGCTGGCCAAGTGG aaCAAGGAGCTTTTGTACCAGAAATTGAAGGGAGgaccaaaaagaagaaaaagg agcACCAACCCGTACTTGATGGGCCAGAGGCTGGACAACGTGGTCGCCAAGAAATCTGTTCCTCGCTTCTccgaggaggagatggaggaggcgTCGACGACCGTTTCTGCCGCCACAAAATCCACCACAACCTAA
- the grem1a gene encoding gremlin-1a: MMRPQSLLIPAVVLTLLLLLLKRAHAATFQSALPHPNKYNPNDSERCLQPPITGLISRGPGPGPVSSTDEVLESSQEALHVTERRYLRLDWCKTQPLKQTIREDGCLSRTIINRFCYGQCNSFYIPRHVYQDGNAFESCSACKPKSFSTVTYTLFCPGQIPSTRRKRVQRVKQCRCTTIDTD; this comes from the coding sequence ATGATGAGGCCGCAGTCACTCTTGATCCCCGCCGTGGTtttgacgctgctgctgctgctgctgaaaagaGCGCACGCTGCGACCTTCCAAAGCGCGTTGCCACATCCGAACAAATATAACCCGAACGACTCGGAGCGATGTCTGCAGCCTCCCATCACCGGACTCATCTCCCGCGGGCCCGGGCCCGGACCCGTTTCCTCCACGGACGAGGTGCTGGAGTCCAGTCAGGAGGCGCTGCACGTCACGGAGCGCCGCTACCTGCGCCTGGACTGGTGCAAGACGCAGCCGCTGAAGCAGACTATCCGCGAGGACGGCTGCCTGAGCCGCACCATCATCAACCGCTTCTGCTACGGACAGTGCAACTCCTTCTACATCCCGAGGCACGTGTACCAGGACGGGAACGCATTCGAGTCGTGCTCCGCGTGCAAACCCAAGAGCTTCAGCACCGTCACGTACACGCTCTTCTGCCCGGGACAGATCCCGAGCACCAGGAGGAAACGGGTGCAGCGCGTAAAGCAGTGCCGCTGCACAACGATAGACACGGattag